One Salvelinus alpinus chromosome 9, SLU_Salpinus.1, whole genome shotgun sequence genomic window, TCAACTTCAGGACCTGGTCCAGTTCTCCTACGTCAACCTGCACGATGaggtagacacacatacagttgtggccaaaagttttgagaatgacacaaatattaattttcaaagtctgctgcctcagtttgtatgatggcaatttgcatatactccagaatgtaattaattgcaattcatctgatcactcttcataacaaagtccctctttgccatgcaaatgagctgaatcccccaaaaacatttccattgcatttcagccctgccacaaaagaaccagctgacacgtcagtgattctctcgttaacacaggtgtgagtgttgacgaggacaaggctggagatcactctgtcatgctgattgagttcgaataacagactggaagcttcaaaaggagggtggtgcttggaatcattgttcttcctctgtcaaccatggttacctgcatggaaacacgtgccgtcatcattgctttgcacaaaaagggcttcacaggcaaggatattgctgccagtaagattgcacctaaatcaaccatttatcggatcatcaagaacttcaaggagagcggttcagttgttgtgaaggcttcagggcacccaagaaagtccagcaagctccaggaccgtctcctaaagttgattcagctgcgggaacGGGGCACcagcagtacagagcttgctcgggaatggcagcaggcaggtgtgagtgcatctgcacgcacagtgagtcgaagacttttggaggatggcctggtgtcaagaagggcagcaaagaagccacttctctccaggaaaaacatcagggacagacctatattctgcaaaaggtacagggattggactggggtaaagtcattttctctgatgaatcccctttctgattgtttggggcatctggagaaaagcttgtctggagaagacaatgtgagtgctaccatcagtcctgtgtcatgccaacagtaaagcatcctgagaccattcatgtgtggggttgcttcacagccaagggagtgggctcactcacaattttgcctaagaacacagccatgaataaagaatggtaccaacacatcctccgagagcaacttctcccaaccatccaggaacagtttggtgacaaacaatgccttttccagcatgatggagcaccttgccataaggcaaaagtgataactaagtggctcggggaacaaaacatcaatattttgggtccatggccaggaaactccccagaccttaatcccattgagaatttgtggtcaatcctcaagaggcgggtggacaaacaaaaacccacaaactccaagcattgattatgcaagaatgggctgccatcagtcaggatgtggcccagaagttaattgacagcatgccagggcggattgcagaggtcttgaaaaagaagggtcaacactgcaaatattgactttgcatcaacttcatgtaattgtcaataaaagcctttgacacttatgaaatgcttgtaatcaTACTTCAgttttccatagtaacatctgacaaaaatatctagacactgaagcagcaaacgttgtggaaattaatatttgtcattctcaaaacttttggccacgactgtacattctCTTTACATTTGGTTAGAGCGCATTATGGACTATATAAATGTATTAGATTCATCAGATCAAGTGTTTGACCTTCTTTTCTGGCTGCAGGTGGTCAGCATCATAGAGTCCAGAGCCAGAGCAGTGGACCTGATGTTCCACAACTACTACGAGCTGCTCTACGCCTTCCACATCAACAGACACAACTACAGGAAAGGTGAGAGGAACCTGGGACTCTGTCAGATATTAGCACTCTGTTTATAAATGAGGCTGGTGGTATTTCTTTTAACTCACTCtccattttgtgtgtgttttattttgaTGTGTTTGGCCCTATCTGTGTCCTCCAGCGGGTACGGTGATGTTTGAGTACGGCATGCGTCTGGGCCGGGAGGTGAGGACACAGCTGGGTCTACAGAAACAGGTCAACTGTTGCCTGGCCTCCCTCAACTGTCTACGGCTCATCAGATCTGACTATGCCTGGATTGTCCAACCCACCTCTGGAGTGGTGTATGAGAGGCCCGCTGCATCACCAAAGAGGAACTACGATGGAGAGTTTACTACTGGTCCAGGTGAGATACTATAGGCATAGATAACGATTTGTGATTATTATAATTACCGCGATAAATGTTCCTTTTTGGTCATTACTATCTTTACACCACTATGTTTGGGACATGGTGGGAAATGTGTTTGATGACATGCTCTTTAAATTCTACAGTATTGTAATTGTTTGTCcattgttaagttcatgttttaagtttctctatatttctgttattacggggctattACTCTGTTATTAGTGCGCCTGCGCCGGTGTCTCGTAGTTGATGATCCTGGCCTGAGTGCAACCGCGTATTGTGCTAATACTGTTGCGTAAAcgttgttaaactggaaccttgtcgttgtgtcattttgagTTAACATCCGTGTCCCTGCAGTGAGTGGTCAGATGGACATCCTGGAGCTGAAGGACCTTCAGAAGGAGTACGCCCTTGCCCGTAGCCGCCTCATCCTGGCTCAGCATCACCCACCCTCCGCTGCCATTGCAGGTATAAACAACACTGATAACATATTCCCAAAAGTGAATGGAAAGTGACTTGTCAGTAAGCCATCACCAATGATGTTTTGCCTTGATACCTCTTAATGTGATCATTTAGAGGGGGGAACATTATTCCTGTAAGGAAACAAAACCCTTAATCGAACACCAGAAATGTAACAGTTCTGTGTGTGGTGTTGCAGGCAGCGCCTCTGCAGTGGAGATGGTGTCCCTACTGGTCCAATCTGGACTGTTCGACtgtgccctctctctctgccagaccTTCAAACTCTCCCTCACTTCAGTCTTCGAGGGACTTGCCTTCAAGTAAGTAACGGGCAGAGTCAACTGCATGGAGTGACTTGAATTTATACGCATATCTCTCGTTGACAATGCATGATTTACGTGAATTTCCTAGTTATGCATGCAGTTGGTATTCAGCCTGTAGTGATCACATCAAAGTAATCGGTCTTGCTTTGTCTGAACTAACATGTAGATATAGGGGTTTCCTTCGTGTGGTTTGATAGTGGTGTGGTGATGCTTGCAGTTTGTATTTCCAGGTGTATAAAGTTACAGTACGGTGGAGAGGAGAATCAGAATGAAGCCTGGAACTGGCTGGCTGCCAATCAGCTGTGTACCATCACAACCAAAGAATCAAGGTTGGTTAAATGTATGAACTGGTACAAATTGGCTAGTTAATACCACATTGTCCACCTTGTGGTGCAGTTGGGAATATTAAAAAGGTCAACTTGAACAATAAAAATAAAGTGAAAtcatgtaaaacatttaaaaaatgacttTCCGCCAGTGCGACAGATGAGGCGTGGCGACTTCTGGCCTCTTACCTGGAGAAGCATCCTACTCAGAATGCTCAGCACCATCGCTGTGTCATCAACAGGCTGCTGTCACACGGTGTACCGCTGCCCGACTGGCTGGTCAACGCCTACAAGGTAAGAGAGCGCACTATTTGTGCATGTATTTATATTGCCCTAAATGCAGGACATATTTTCTGAGAAGGACCCCTAGATATGAATTAAATGGAAGAGTCCATAAATGTACCTTTTTGTAGTTGTATTTGCTCCCCATGTATGATAAAACAAGCTTGTTTTGTTTAGGGGGTGGATGCTGCAGCGTTGTTACGGCTCTACCTGAACTACGACCTGCTGGAGGCAGGAGCTGAGCTGGTGTTGGAGTATGTAGATGCCCTCCTGGGGAAGGGACACCAGTACTTTGGCATCGAGGtacactatacactgagtgtacaaaaaattaggaacacctgctctttacatgacagactgaccaggtgaaagctatgatcccttattgatgtcacttgttaaatccacttcaatcattgtagatgaaggggaggcgacaggttaaagaaggattgttaagccttgagacatggaatATTTGTGTCCCATTCAGCGGGTGACTGGGCAGGACAAAAGAacggtatggtagtaggtgtcaggtgcACCTGTTTGTGTCAATAACtaaaacgctgctgggtttttaacacaacagtttcctgtgtatcaagaatggtccaccacccaaatgacatcctgccaactttacacaactgtgggaagcattggagtcaacatggaccagcatccctgtggaatgctttcgacaccccaacgaattgaggctgttgtgagggcaaaaggggatgcggctcaatattaggaaggtgttccgaatgttttgtacactcggtgtacgTCACTTCTCATGTTTATGATGCATGGTTGTTTTACCCATTGTAGTTGAACACACTTGATTCTTATCTCTAGAGAAGGGTCTAAAATGTCAATATAATGGATTGATAAGAACAGATTGAAAAGTCAAATGTTTGTCCTTTAAAAAAATCTCTCTGGTAATGGTGTGTTGTACAGAGGCCCCTCTCAGCCACAGCGCCGTTGGTGTGGCTCCCATACACGTCCATCGACCAACTCCTCCAGTCGCTCAACGAGACCCAGACCAACGCCAGAGTAAGTTGATTCGAAATACTATTTTTGAAATCGGTTTGCCAACCTGTGCTGACTGACATGAAACCTGACATGACTCCTCAGTTTAAAAGTTAACATGCACCACCACGCTCCTCATTACTTGTCCTCTCCATCTCAGATGTACAAGAAACTGCAGGACAAGCTGAATGACTACCACAAACTGGTGGACCAGACGACGAGGAGAAAGCTCCAGGCCCAGTAGAAGCACCGTCTGTCAGTCAAAACACAGTACTGCTTGCATCCAGATTCTACTCTGCtaccaaagtgtgcacttgcacactcAGTCATGGATttcaaagcattggattggtgtaagaATTGGCTGGGGGATGTTTCCGCCATTGCTAATTCCATGACGGGGAAGATGGAGGTGCACACTTTAGGAGGTGGGTGGAGAATCGGGTACAGCCTGGCCCCACTGCCCCTCCAGGTGCTGTCTCACTATGGCCATGACTCTCTGGAACACAAAACAGACTGAATGGATGAAGGGAAATACATGCATTTTTGTATAAGGGTAAATTAAACTGACTTATTCATATGCACTTCGCCAGATTGTTTTGTGCCAGACATTTTGTGTTGTCTAATTTCAGGCTAACATTGAGAGTGAGGGCTCAAGAATATGGAAAAGAGGAATGGGGGAAAAGTGTCCGTCTTACCTGCTTGTTGCATTTACATCTACTGTATACACTCACTGGCCAGTTTactaggtacacccatctagtactgggtcaGACCACTCTTTgcatccagaacagcctgaattctttggacatggattctacaaggtttCAAATGTTTGTTGCTcagttggtatcaagggacctaacgtgtgccaggaaaacattccccacactaGTACACCACTGCCAGCAGGATGGGTCCATGGATTAATACTGTTTACGCCAAATCTTGACTGCCGTCAGCATGATGCAACGGGAACCAGGATTTTTTTTAGTGCCCAGTTGATAGGAGTGggcgtctgctgcaatagcccaccTGTGACTAGAATCGACGAGTCGTGCGTTCCGAGATGCGACGTTAtgtctgtttgtggccctcctgttagcttgcacgattcttgccattctccttcgacatGTCTCATCAACAAACTGTTTTTCACCCACAggcaggactgctgctgactggatgcttttttgtttgttgcaccattctcggtaaaccctagaccctgtcgtgtgtgaaaagcccaggaggttGGCAGGtactgagatactggatccggcaTGCCTGGAGGCCTAAAATTGTTAGTTGAACTCATAATCTAGTGATCAAGTGACCTAGGTGACTGAGCGTAGTATGACCATTGCACCAATGGTCATACTACGCTCAGTCACctaggtcacttgttttgcccattctaacgttaaatcgaacagtaactgaatgcgtTGATGCCTCTGTGCCTGCTTAATATAGCAAGTCACGTGACTGGCTTTAGGAGCCATCCATTTTTGTGaacgggtggtgtacctaataaactggccgttGAGTGTAGATTATGAGTTCAACTAACAATtttaggcctcccgggtggcgcagtggtctagggcactgcatcgcagcgctagctgtgccaccagagacacTGGTGGCACAGGTTAACCTACCCTTATCAAGCCGGGTATTTTTTTATGCAACTTTTCACATTTACCTGTTGTTGACGAAGCCGTCTGTGTCAGAGGCCTTATGATGGCGTGTCCTTTTCATTGGAGTCGAGGGATACAACGGAGGTGTCACAAGGGTACTTGTGAGGTATTCTGAGGTCGTAACTGACAACCTTTGAAAATAGCAAGTGAAGGAAATTGTTTTTGGCGGTCACTAAACCATTGCTGGACATTTTATGATACTATATTTTCTCCTTCTGGTAGGTCCCGGCATCTGTTCATAACCAGGCGATCAGTCTGGCACTTTGTCTTAAATAAAAACTTGGTCAACAATTGTCATTTAGGTTTAAGGTTGAATTGATTTGCATCAAAAATAAACTGTGTGCAGGTGATAGAAGCCCAAGAGCTGATATAAACACCTCACCACAAAAAAAACTAGATGCAATAAGTACAAAAATAAAAGGTTAGTTAAAATGACCTAATAAACATATGTTTTGTTTAAATGTGTGTGAGAGTTGGGCTATATGGacgagattactgagtagtttggttcaacAGGCTGACCCAGTCTTCGCTTGAAGTTATTGAGGGATGATGAGGTTTTGGCAATGTTAAGATAAGAATTCCAGAGTATGGTACCCCCAGTGTCTGATTAGAGAATTGACTACGTGAGGTGCGGCAGTAGGGAGGGTGAATGTTATAGCAGTGTCTTGTGTTATATAGGGAATGGAAATGTCCCTTAATGTAATCCACCAACCCTCAATTATAAACATAGCTCGAGAAATAACGTAATCTCATTTGGAAGCTAGACTGATTGGCTCCAGATTGGATTTGATTCAGACCGGTGACGCCGTTACACTATGCAACCAACTGTGACATGTATTGAGTTTGTTGCTGCTAGTTAGTACACTGTTGTAGTCATACGTTAGCTAGTACCACCAGCTGCATCCAATAGTTATTTGTGCCCTAGACATGGATTGCACCTCGGAGGATAATGTAATAGTGGCATGGAAATACGATGACACTGCTAAATAATTAGTTTGAAACAACTTTGCCATATTATGTCAAATTTACTTTAGAGAAGTTGCCATTCACGTTACTGTTActagcaaagtaaataaaaaaaatagctagcaatgctaatgttagctagctaaaatattGTGGTCCCCTCAATTTTAGTAAACTGGGTAAAGTTATaatgcatctaaagtcaatctggcaaCATCACAATCACACCAAAAGGGTGTCCTACTAATGATTTGCCGTCTTTTGAAACGTCTAGCTACATGTATACAGTACTcaaccaccactggggaccaacgaACTCAAATattccatgtctcaaggcttgacaatcattctttaacctgtcgcctccccttcatctacaacgAACAACCACATATTCCGCATGGTAGCTTCCTTCGCAGGGCACTCAAACTAGTGGtgcgcgggtcagctgtttgttcacctacACCCGCGCGCAATTGCTAATAATGAGAGGTCCGGCGGTGTGTCCCAAACTCCGTTTTAGAGGAGACTGACTGTCAAAAATAATCCCAGTTACAATTTTGACACTATAGTACATGTTTCTGACTCGTTTAGATGCCACATGGGTCGTTTTCAAATGGATTAGTTGGTTTTTAGGGGCAgcaatgtaaaggtcatttccaaTTGAGCAGACAGATGCAGCATTAACCTTAAAATGCAGAAACATTGCTTTGAAGTTTCAATCACACTAAAGTCGAACTTCATCGATACAGATCGAATAGAGCACTAAACAATATTGCCGAGTCTAccttttgtaaaaaaatatatatttaaaaaaggcACCCTGTTGTGCCTAGCTCTTTCACTATTGGTGACATCTTGACCAATTAGTTGGCTAGTGAGTTGACTGGCTCAATTTTTTTGTGATGGGACAGCTCCACTATGAATACCCACAAAAAGAACCTTGTCGCTAGAAGAATATCATAAATTGAAGGGCTGACAGCCAAATTAGAACTGCACGGATATCAGATGGCATAATCTGATTTGTTCCAATAGAATTAACAAGAGGGATATCGAACCACATCCTGTCATTTACACATTGAGTCATACCCAATACCAAGTCTCAAAACTGCATCAAAACCTTGGTTGCGTTCCCCGCTCAGACgctgcatgcatcaaccaatggtggCGTGCCACGTCATCTACCGTGCCGTCGTGCACCAGATTGTTAGAACCTATGTGGTTTACCAAtatgtaaaatacctatccaggcgttataagatctggcatgcgtcaGCAATGCCTAGACAGAGGAACATGCCCTATGACATGCCATATATTCATATCTAGTTTAGTGCTAGGTCATCTAGGACtagagttgggggggggggggcattgatTGGTTGAAAACATAAAAACAGAACAGACATTTATTGTGCCAAAATCTAGTGTACATTGTCAGAAACATGTAGTGTACCATGTAATCCTCAGATACTGAAATTACAGCAGCAATGCATGTAGTGAATCATATCATTCAAAAATGCTAAATGGAATGCTTTGTTCAGTAATACTGATTTGtaccggagggggggggggggggttgggtgaGGAGGAATGCAGTCCAGTCTTATTAACATAATAAACaacccaaatgcactgtagaatGAGTGAAGGAGAAGAGGTATTATATTACCATAGGAATAAATTGGTATATCGCAAGTAAGTACCTACTTTGGTAACCAACCACACACAACAGAAAGTCTGTTTAAATCTCATTTAAGACCGATTTCTGGAGTCTCTTTGAATACATTTCCAATGTCTCCATGGcctgtgtttctctgtctttGTGTTTATTAAGAAAGTCCCCTGTGTAGACTGCCTTCACATGTTTTTTCTAAAGGGGTTCATAGTAGAAAAAGGTGCCAGAAGGATCTGTTCAGTCAGACAGTGCTTTTGGTGGGCAGCTCCGTACTATTGTGCCGCGTTTTCCTCGATGTTCCGTCGTCGCGCGGCCGAGCCTTCTGTAGGCTTGACATGGCGGCGGTGCGCTCGATGTCTATGAAGGCATAGAGCTCGGTACGGCGTGTGGGGGTGGTAGGCGGCAGCGGCGAGGTGGGGGTGCGGGGCGTGTGGGGGTTGCTGGTGTCCGAGGAGGCACCCTTGGCAGCTGCGGATGAAGAGGTGGTGGTAGATTCCATCTCCAACTCGATGTAGTTGAGCGTCTTGGGAGGCTCCTGACACAGCAGCCCCAACGGCCGGCGGAAGTCAAAGTTGAAGATGGTGTGGCGGCGTACCATGTCGGGGGCACAGCGAGCGCTGAGAGGAGCCGTCACATTCTCTGTGTTGACGTAGTTGTGGGAGGGTTCCATGGCCGAATGAGGGGGGTAGGCTGACAGGGGGTGGGAGTAGGAGTGGTGGTTGTAGCCGTTGAGGGATGGCGTCTTCAGCCCCCCCTGGCCGCCTCCATTGTTCTCCACCTGCTCGTTGCTGGGCTTGCGGGTCTCCCAGACGGGCGGCAGGGCCGGGAGGTTCTCATAGTCCAAGAGGGCCGTGCGTCGCTGGGCTGAGTTGTTGACATTCTGCAGGGTGTCGGGGGGCGTGCGGTGGAGGCGGGGGGCTGTTACTGGGGCAGTAACCCCGACAGAGGTGCCGTTGGAGTGTGTGTGGGGCGGCTGAGGCTGGCCCTCCAGTAGGGCTGGGGCCTCTGTGGCACAGTGTGTGTCCGTCTGGCTGTTAGTCTCCTCCTCTCCAAGATCCGGGGACTCTGGGTcctcccctgcctcctctccatctccacccccagTAGACTGCTTCCCCTTGGCCATCTTCTTCTGTACAGGGGTGGGTCCCAGCACAAAGCGCAACCCCAGGGGCTCCAGCAGTACCTGGGGCTCTTCCTGGAGCTGGGGCATGGGGGGCAGAGGCTCTGGTCTGGCTACCCGTGGAGGGGGAGGTGTAGGGGGACACTGGGACTGGCCTGAGTCGGGGCTGTCCAGAGGGGCTGGAACAGTCAGAGGGCTAGGCTGGTCATCCAGCAGACCTGTGGTGTTCACATAGGTGTGGATCTGTAGACGGATCAGGAGACGGGGTTAATATAACATCGTCATCACACCAACTCGGCAGCTTTTACATTAACTCATTATTACCCATCAATGTCACAAGTGGCACAGTGGATGTTCTCTTTAGTCTAGGACAGGGTTCTCAATTTAAATGAATATTATTTTGGCCAAGGGATCCATGGAATAAGTTTAGAGGGTGTAATACAACACAATGTAATCAGAGTCCAACATTATGGCTGGGGCCAGTAAAAACAATAACCAGTAACTTCTCCGCGCATTTTAACATTCCAGTTCCACATTTACCTGCTGTCGCAGTCCACCATTGAAGACTAGACTACACACGAAAAAGTCATGCTATTTGTATTTTAACAATATGATTGGCCATTCATTGAAGCACCACCACGCTCCCACGAGTCACAACTTCTCAAACAGTACATGAGTTGATTCCTTGACACAGCACACGAGAACAAAAAGTAGTGGCTTTAAAATATCAGCTTTAaatctgcaacaacaaaaaatgtctctgccccatgacaaaatgtataGAATGCAGGAAATAGCTTAGCTTGAAAACAGATTAATTTTTTTATGCTCTGGTGCAGGCCTTTAAAATGTTCCTTCCCAAGGCCCGTGCTTTGGTTCGTCCAGCCATGCACTGCCGGAGTAATAGTAAAACTCCTTATATGCCATTTTTATCTGTGTTCTGATTTTGAGAGGGTCCCTGTTGAATTTTCTTTCACAAAAAGGTGCCCCCAGACACAAaaggtttgagaacccctggtctAGGAGACCTCAAAATGTGCTCTGCCAGACAACTCAAACATTTATATTGAGAGGTCTTGTTTCAtctacactgtgtacaaaacattaggaacatcagttctttccatgacagactgaccaggggaatccaggtgaaaactatgatcccttattgatgtcacttgttaaatccacttcaatcagtgtagacgaaggggaggagacaggttaaagaaggatttgtaagacttgagacaattgagacatggattgtgtgtatgccattcagaggggaaTGGgccagacaaaatatttaagtgcctttgcacggggtatggtagtaggtgccaagcgcaccggtttgagtgtgtcaagaacttcaacacagctgggtttttcacgctcaacagtttcccatgtgtatcaagaatggtccaccacccaaaggacatccaaccaacttgacacaactgtgggaagcattggaatcaacatgggccagcatccctgt contains:
- the LOC139584372 gene encoding fibroblast growth factor receptor substrate 2-like isoform X1; translated protein: MGSCLSCPEKESIPDNHQTKFKVINVDDDGNELGSGVMELTEAELVLHTHRRDDVRWPYMCLRRYGYDSNLFSFESGHRCKTGPGIFAFKCARAEEIFNILQEVMHSHSISVVEEAVLEANHQTALGYSVPTMPNGVTRIPSVGDTPSTRHPSVASTRLPSVGEESSHPLLVADDAIHTYVNTTGLLDDQPSPLTVPAPLDSPDSGQSQCPPTPPPPRVARPEPLPPMPQLQEEPQVLLEPLGLRFVLGPTPVQKKMAKGKQSTGGGDGEEAGEDPESPDLGEEETNSQTDTHCATEAPALLEGQPQPPHTHSNGTSVGVTAPVTAPRLHRTPPDTLQNVNNSAQRRTALLDYENLPALPPVWETRKPSNEQVENNGGGQGGLKTPSLNGYNHHSYSHPLSAYPPHSAMEPSHNYVNTENVTAPLSARCAPDMVRRHTIFNFDFRRPLGLLCQEPPKTLNYIELEMESTTTSSSAAAKGASSDTSNPHTPRTPTSPLPPTTPTRRTELYAFIDIERTAAMSSLQKARPRDDGTSRKTRHNSTELPTKSTV
- the LOC139584372 gene encoding fibroblast growth factor receptor substrate 2-like isoform X3 — protein: MHSHSISVVEEAVLEANHQTALGYSVPTMPNGVTRIPSVGDTPSTRHPSVASTRLPSVGEESSHPLLVADDAIHTYVNTTGLLDDQPSPLTVPAPLDSPDSGQSQCPPTPPPPRVARPEPLPPMPQLQEEPQVLLEPLGLRFVLGPTPVQKKMAKGKQSTGGGDGEEAGEDPESPDLGEEETNSQTDTHCATEAPALLEGQPQPPHTHSNGTSVGVTAPVTAPRLHRTPPDTLQNVNNSAQRRTALLDYENLPALPPVWETRKPSNEQVENNGGGQGGLKTPSLNGYNHHSYSHPLSAYPPHSAMEPSHNYVNTENVTAPLSARCAPDMVRRHTIFNFDFRRPLGLLCQEPPKTLNYIELEMESTTTSSSAAAKGASSDTSNPHTPRTPTSPLPPTTPTRRTELYAFIDIERTAAMSSLQKARPRDDGTSRKTRHNSTELPTKSTV
- the LOC139584372 gene encoding fibroblast growth factor receptor substrate 2-like isoform X2; translated protein: MGVGTGGVVTRGWLWVGLLWDLCLQVCAGRGDLQYTAGGNAQPQHQCGGGGRAGGQPPDCSSLLYVNLALGYSVPTMPNGVTRIPSVGDTPSTRHPSVASTRLPSVGEESSHPLLVADDAIHTYVNTTGLLDDQPSPLTVPAPLDSPDSGQSQCPPTPPPPRVARPEPLPPMPQLQEEPQVLLEPLGLRFVLGPTPVQKKMAKGKQSTGGGDGEEAGEDPESPDLGEEETNSQTDTHCATEAPALLEGQPQPPHTHSNGTSVGVTAPVTAPRLHRTPPDTLQNVNNSAQRRTALLDYENLPALPPVWETRKPSNEQVENNGGGQGGLKTPSLNGYNHHSYSHPLSAYPPHSAMEPSHNYVNTENVTAPLSARCAPDMVRRHTIFNFDFRRPLGLLCQEPPKTLNYIELEMESTTTSSSAAAKGASSDTSNPHTPRTPTSPLPPTTPTRRTELYAFIDIERTAAMSSLQKARPRDDGTSRKTRHNSTELPTKSTV